A single genomic interval of Oryzias latipes chromosome 3, ASM223467v1 harbors:
- the shank2 gene encoding SH3 and multiple ankyrin repeat domains protein 2 isoform X1 produces MDLAEEMHPDVRPKRQFRRPVRLQDYEVDYVGYQPRDLPQWSSPPPLRTLAPLQEDPAQMSFFQPPQAPSESFMENAAHSETPQLAPSCFQRRNRGWETLSAPTRSYQAGAHHGPHFSAEIRAIQEENAKLLQSQQWIQSGLKDLHEARSEIKELINVARTLKSEIAQSHSPAQHLRVEVPQISFPKLEPQEESDWPDPPPWPEPEEDLQQDMKQLKIEGASNQAYYSFRDSDNSPQWPPPPPPHIPLAAASVNTKQSFFQPTQPPSPAMRAAPRIQPANPHMPPAVPEQLYRGPQPTIPKFTNPDPSEFARLRIALENLLPANTTELFRYQVLVDHLKLEEARLIADAYLNSPTPYTDTLAALHDKFGQPHQLALRKIASVLDAPEVKRGDIAAFQKFALQIQSLVGLLQTLGPEVEVELNCGSHVARLLSKLPPEQRADFRRHQFKQAGTSHTLIDLSEWLRYESWCQGFDNQTTPKTSRDRPSMKNETRTAKQSVMVLHGAGESKPTLSSKAGYMKEKFKSKVYCAYCDSDEHYLSQCGEVAKLSKEQLKDWIQVNRRCWRCARTHLAAQCTLKKPCSLCHGKHLLPLHEINAKTERVSHEVAKQESCLTSSASNTLYLDRPGAGSRVMLKVVPILIHYGGRTLSAFAILDDGSERSMLLPTAAKALGIKGTPEDLPLRTVRQDIQVLHGYAVTFHISSVARPHTSYKIEGAFTANRLSLAQHTYPIERLQKKFSHLRGLPIPALRDAEPFLLIGSDQPHLITPIEPVRLGPPGSPAAVHTRLGWTLQGPVHLTGRPTNAVQCLFTSSPPKFEELYKHVERLWQMDTVPYRPEKEVVRSKQDQQAVDMLEANTIRTEVNGINRYATPLLRHPDMPLLAAPKDSVLALLRSTERRLLRNPEQAEVYKKEIKKLIDAGAVKEVPQETFHQEEWYIPHHLVSHNGKSRLVFNCSHEYHGQSLNQFLLPGPTLGASLLGVLLRFREHPIAVSGDIKGMFHQVRLLPGDRPLLKFLWRDLRVDEPPRVFEWQVLPFGTTCSPCCATYALQRLVADQSHPIEDLKFSVENCFYVDNCLQSLDSSEEAKSLVDRLRALLASAGFDLRQWACNDASVLSHLPQDARSESLELWLAQDKSDPQESTLGLSWNWETDTLGYKHRSVTYEKPTLRNIYKVLASQYDPLGYLLPYTTRAKLIIRQLWDKKRGWDDSNLPSELLQAWTSWEAELQFLPLLSLPRPYVPVSTTSGETTHQVHIFADASEQAYGAVAYLRTQDSNGEVHLSFILARSRVAPKRVQSIPRLELCAALTAAQLAHVLEKELTRTVNQMVLWSDSTTVLTWLQSQSCRYKVFVGGRVAEIQELTKNGTWRYVDSVNNPADDLTRGKPLRALTEHNRWSQGPPFLLQDPDTWPERPSTEPQEDSTELRKTAYCGLAVTSPSSQNATVYKTWQECIEAKVHALHASSPSDSPPIAEEYHQAEKLVIQQAQQESFPEDYKLLAAGKSVSSSSRLLTLSPELDQSSGLIRVGGRLRRLEGLSDLTLHPIVLDPTHPVTLLLIKRYDQDLHHPGPERVFAELRRSFWILRGREAIRKYQHTCVECRRWRARPAIPKMADLPAARLRIFKPAFYSTGVDCFGPMLVKVARRHEKRWGIIFKCLTTRAVHLDLLRSMDVDAYLMALRRFIARRGTPAEIWSDRGTNFKGGERELKEAFTSMEPALQQQLAQQKIRFHFNPPAAPHFGGVWEREIRSVKTALYTSVGAQPVYEEVLLTVLLEVEMILNSKPLGYVFADVADIDPVTPNSLLMGRPDGSLPQVVYPDTEILSQRRWRHSQVLADHFWARFLREYLPTLQTRQKWHSATPELYMGAVIMLVDSQLPRASWPIGRVKIHQSDDGHIRSADVEINGHVYTRPVARLVLLPALPSGED; encoded by the coding sequence ATGGATCTCGCAGAAGAGATGCACCCTGATGTAAGGCCCAAGAGACAGTTTCGACGTCCTGTCAGACTTCAAGATTATGAAGTAGATTATGTGGGATATCAGCCAAGAGATCTACCACAGTGGAGCTCACCACCGCCACTGAGGACTCTCGCCCCCCTGCAAGAGGACCCAGCCCAGATGAGTTTCTTCCAACCACCTCAAGCTCCCTCAGAAAGCTTCATGGAGAATGCTGCTCACTCCGAGACGCCTCAGCTAGCCCCAAGCTGCTTCCAGAGGAGAAATAGGGGATGGGAAACGCTGTCTGCACCCACACGCTCATACCAGGCTGGAGCACACCACGGCCCCCACTTCTCTGCAGAGATCAGAGCTATTCAAGAGGAGAATGCCAAGCTGCTTCAGTCACAACAGTGGATCCAGTCGGGCTTAAAGGACCTGCACGAAGCTCGAAGCGAGATCAAAGAGCTAATCAATGTCGCTCGGACACTGAAATCAGAAATTGCTCAGTCCCACAGTCCAGCTCAACATCTCAGAGTTGAAGTTCCCCAGATATCCTTTCCTAAGCTAGAACCTCAGGAGGAGAGTGATTGGCCTGATCCTCCCCCCTGGCCTGAACCTGAAGAAGACCTGCAGCAGGATATGAAGCAGCTAAAGATTGAAGGGGCAAGTAACCAAGCATATTACTCTTTTAGAGACTCTGATAATTCCCCCCagtggcctcctcctcctccaccacatATACCACTGGCTGCAGCCTCTGTAAATACAAAGCAGTCATTCTTTCAGCCAACTCAGCCCCCATCTCCAGCTATGAGGGCAGCACCACGCATTCAGCCTGCTAACCCCCACATGCCACCTGCAGTACCTGAACAGCTCTATAGAGGTCCTCAACCTACCATTCCTAAGTTCACAAATCCAGACCCCAGTGAGTTTGCCAGGCTCCGCATAGCCCTAGAGAACCTGCTTCCTGCTAACACCACCGAACTGTTCAGATACCAAGTATTAGTAGACCACCttaagctggaagaagccaggctTATAGCGGATGCTTATCTGAACTCTCCAACCCCCTACACCGACACACTGGCAGCTCTCCATGATAAGTTTGGCCAACCCCATCAACTTGCCCTCAGAAAGATAGCCAGTGTTCTCGATGCACCGGAAGTGAAGCGTGGAGATATTGCTGCATTTCAGAAGTTTGCCCTCCAAATACAGTCTCTGGTGGGGCTGCTGCAAACCTTGGGCCCTGAAGTTGAAGTTGAACTGAACTGTGGATCACACGTTGCACGTCTCCTCAGCAAGCTTCCACCTGAACAGCGTGCTGATTTCCGCAGACACCAGTTTAAGCAGGCAGGAACCAGCCACACCTTAATTGACCTGTCAGAGTGGTTACGCTATGAGTCCTGGTGTCAAGGGTTTGACAACCAAACCACTCCAAAGACTTCCAGAGACAGGCCGAGCATGAAGAACGAGACTCGTACAGCCAAACAAAGTGTGATGGTCCTCCATGGCGCTGGTGAGTCAAAACCAACCTTGTCATCTAAAGCTGGTTACATGAAAGAGAAGTTTAAGAGTAAAGTGTACTGCGCCTATTGTGACAGCGATGAACATTATCTCAGTCAGTGTGGTGAAGTTGCCAAACTCTCCAAAGAGCAGCTAAAAGACTGGATTCAAGTCAATAGGCGTTGCTGGCGTTGTGCACGAACCCACCTTGCTGCTCAGTGCACATTAAAGAAACCTTGCAGCTTGTGCCATGGAAAGCATCTCCTGCCCCTTCATGAGATTAATGCAAAGACTGAAAGAGTTTCTCATGAAGTAGCCAAACAAGAAAGCTGCTTAACCAGCTCTGCCTCCAACACCCTCTACTTAGATCGACCAGGAGCAGGAAGCCGAGTCATGCTGAAGGTGGTTCCCATCCTCATCCATTATGGTGGACGGACCCTGAGCGCATTTGCAATTCTGGATGATGGGTCTGAAAGGTCCATGCTGCTACCAACAGCAGCCAAAGCTCTGGGCATTAAGGGGACACCTGAAGATCTTCCTCTCCGCACAGTCAGACAGGATATTCAGGTCCTGCATGGATATGCTGTGACCTTCCACATCTCCTCAGTGGCTCGGCCTCACACCAGCTACAAGATTGAGGGTGCCTTTACAGCTAACCGTCTCAGCCTAGCCCAGCACACCTATCCCATTGAACGCCTGCAGAAGAAGTTCAGCCACCTACGTGGTCTTCCTATCCCTGCTCTTAGAGATGCAGAACCGTTCCTCCTTATCGGTTCTGACCAGCCTCACCTCATCACACCAATTGAGCCAGTCAGACTCGGTCCCCCCGGCAGCCCAGCAGCAGTTCACACAAGACTAGGGTGGACCCTCCAAGGCCCAGTTCACCTGACGGGGCGGCCTACCAATGCAGTGCAGTGCCTGTTTACCTCATCCCCACCAAAGTTTGAAGAGCTTTACAAGCATGTGGAGAGGCTCTGGCAAATGGACACCGTGCCGTACCGACCTGAAAAGGAAGTTGTTCGCTCCAAACAGGACCAACAGGCTGTGGACATGCTCGAAGCCAATACAATCCGCACAGAGGTGAACGGCATCAACAGATATGCCACCCCATTACTGCGCCACCCAGACATGCCACTGCTAGCTGCACCCAAGGACTCTGTCTTGGCTCTGCTGCGCAGCACAGAGAGACGCCTTCTGAGGAACCCAGAACAAGCTGAGGTGtacaagaaagaaataaagaaactcATAGATGCAGGTGCTGTGAAGGAAGTCCCTCAAGAAACCTTTCACCAAGAGGAGTGGTACATTCCCCATCATCTTGTTAGCCACAATGGGAAATCCCGGCTGGTTTTCAACTGCTCTCATGAGTACCATGGACAGTCCCTGAATCAGTTCCTCCTACCGGGCCCCACCCTCGGGGCTTCATTGCTTGGAGTCCTGTTAAGATTTCGAGAGCACCCCATTGCAGTTAGTGGTGACATCAAAGGGATGTTCCACCAGGTCCGCCTCCTTCCTGGCGATCGCCCCCTCCTCAAGTTCCTGTGGCGGGACCTACGAGTGGATGAACCTCCGAGAGTTTTTGAGTGGCAGGTCCTTCCCTTTGGAACAACATGCAGCCCCTGCTGTGCCACTTATGCTCTTCAACGCCTCGTCGCAGATCAGAGCCATCCCATTGAGGACCTGAAGTTTTCAGTGGAAAATTGCTTCTACGTTGATAACTGCTTACAGAGTCTGGACTCATCAGAGGAAGCCAAGTCCCTCGTGGATCGTCTAAGAGCCCTCCTAGCATCAGCAGGCTTTGATTTACGCCAGTGGGCCTGCAACGATGCAAGTGTACTCAGCCACTTACCTCAAGATGCCAGATCTGAGAGCCTGGAGCTGTGGCTCGCACAAGATAAGTCAGATCCACAAGAATCTACCCTTGGCCTCAGTTGGAACTGGGAGACAGACACCCTGGGCTACAAACATAGGTCCGTGACCTATGAGAAACCAACTCTCAGGAACATCTACAAAGTCCTAGCATCACAGTATGATCCCTTAGGTTATCTGTTGCCCTACACCACCCGCGCAAAGCTCATCATTCGGCAGTTATGGGACAAGAAACGTGGTTGGGACGACTCCAACCTGCCCTCAGAACTACTTCAAGCCTGGACCAGTTGGGAGGCAGAGCTTCAGTTTCTACCTCTGCTGTCTCTCCCACGGCCTTATGTGCCTGTAAGTACAACCTCAGGAGAAACCACGCACCAAGTCCACATTTTTGCGGATGCCTCTGAGCAAGCCTACGGAGCAGTGGCCTACCTGCGAACTCAAGACAGCAACGGTGAGGTACACCTGTCCTTCATTCTTGCACGATCACGAGTGGCTCCTAAGCGCGTCCAATCGATTCCCCGTCTGGAACTCTGCGCTGCCCTCACAGCTGCCCAACTAGCTCATGTCCTGGAGAAAGAACTCACCAGGACAGTGAATCAGATGGTGTTATGGTCCGACTCCACAACAGTTTTAACCTGGCTGCAATCACAATCCTGTCGCTATAAGGTCTTTGTCGGAGGAAGAGTAGCCGAGATCCAAGAGCTCACAAAGAATGGTACCTGGCGCTATGTGGATTCAGTCAACAATCCGGCGGATGACCTGACCAGAGGGAAACCCCTAAGAGCCCTCACAGAGCATAATAGGTGGTCACAAGGACCTCCTTTTCTTCTCCAAGACCCAGACACCTGGCCAGAGAGACCTAGCACAGAGCCACAGGAAGACTCTACAGAGCTTCGGAAAACTGCCTACTGTGGTTTAGCAGTTACTTCACCAAGCAGCCAAAATGCTACTGTTTACAAGACCTGGCAGGAGTGCATCGAGGCTAAAGTCCATGCCCTCCATGCATCGAGCCCGTCAGATTCTCCTCCGATCGCCGAAGAGTATCACCAAGCGGAGAAACTTGTCATACAGCAGGCACAACAAGAGTCTTTCCCAGAGGACTACAAACTGTTAGCAGCAGGGAAGTCAGTCTCATCTAGCAGCCGCTTACTTACCCTCTCTCCTGAGCTGGACCAGTCATCAGGCCTAATAAGAGTAGGTGGTCGGCTGCGTCGGTTAGAGGGCCTTAGTGACTTAACGTTGCACCCGATCGTCCTAGATCCGACACATCCAGTTACGCTGCTGCTGATTAAAAGGTACGACCAAGACCTCCACCATCCAGGTCCAGAGCGGGTCTTTGCGGAGTTGCGGAGATCATTCTGGATATTACGTGGCAGGGAGGCCATCCGCAAATACCAACACACCTGTGTGGAATGCCGGCGCTGGAGGGCCAGACCAGCCATCCCTAAAATGGCAGACCTGCCAGCTGCTCGCCTAAGAATATTCAAGCCAGCTTTTTACTCCACTGGTGTGGATTGTTTCGGTCCAATGCTGGTTAAAGTGGCTAGACGCCATGAAAAGCGTTGGGGAATAATCTTCAAGTGTCTGACAACCAGAGCAGTGCACCTGGATCTCCTGAGAAGCATGGACGTGGACGCCTACCTCATGGCCCTAAGAAGATTCATCGCCAGACGTGGGACACCAGCGGAGATTTGGTCTGATCGGGGGACCAACTTCAAAGGTGGAGAACGTGAACTCAAGGAGGCCTTTACAAGCATGGAACCTGCCCTACAGCAACAGCTTGCTCAGCAGAAAATTAGGTTTCACTTCAACCCACCAGCAGCTCCACATTTTGGTGGTGTGTGGGAGCGGGAAATTCGTTCTGTGAAGACGGCCCTATACACATCTGTTGGAGCCCAACCAGTCTACGAGGAAGTGCTTCTCACTGTGCTCTTGGAGGTGGAGATGATCCTTAACTCTAAACCTCTGGGCTACGTCTTTGCGGACGTGGCAGACATTGACCCTGTGACACCTAACAGTCTCCTGATGGGGCGGCCTGACGGATCGCTGCCTCAGGTGGTCTATCCAGACACTGAGATCCTGAGTCAGAGACGTTGGCGGCACTCACAGGTGCTCGCTGACCACTTTTGGGCAAGATTCCTTCGGGAATACCTTCCCACCTTGCAGACCAGGCAGAAATGGCATTCAGCCACCCCAGAACTCTACATGGGTGCAGTGATCATGTTAGTTGATTCTCAGCTGCCCCGAGCTTCCTGGCCCATAGGAAGAGTTAAGATTCATCAGAGTGATGATGGACACATCCGGTCGGCTGATGTTGAGATAAATGGACATGTGTACACCCGACCCGTTGCTCGTTTAGTTTTGTTACCTGCATTGCCATCTGGGGAAGATTAG